A single region of the Oceaniferula marina genome encodes:
- the ilvN gene encoding acetolactate synthase small subunit — MSLVTTSNETPAPIQRPPIHTISVLVNNKAGVLMRISQVFARRGYNIDSLVVSRGRDRHFSRMTIGISGDPAGLEQIILQVSKLIDVLHCIEHTKSNSVVKELLLVKFLASKQERTEALQIIDHYGGKTIDLTPTSMIAMINGESTKIDAALSMFSQFEIIETIRTGKIVMARGEQAT, encoded by the coding sequence ATGTCCCTTGTAACCACAAGCAACGAAACACCGGCCCCCATCCAGCGCCCGCCTATCCACACCATCTCCGTTTTGGTCAATAACAAGGCGGGGGTCCTGATGCGGATCTCCCAGGTCTTTGCCCGACGCGGCTATAATATCGACTCCCTCGTCGTTTCCCGCGGCCGTGACCGCCATTTTTCACGAATGACGATTGGCATCAGCGGTGACCCGGCAGGTCTTGAGCAAATCATCCTCCAGGTTTCCAAACTGATCGATGTCCTTCACTGCATCGAGCACACCAAATCGAACTCCGTCGTCAAAGAACTGCTTCTGGTCAAATTCCTGGCCAGCAAACAGGAACGCACCGAGGCCCTGCAGATCATCGACCACTACGGCGGCAAAACCATCGACCTCACACCGACCTCCATGATCGCCATGATCAACGGAGAGTCGACCAAGATCGATGCCGCCCTCTCGATGTTCTCCCAGTTTGAAATCATCGAAACCATCCGGACCGGTAAGATCGTAATGGCCCGGGGAGAGCAAGCCACCTAA
- a CDS encoding thiazole synthase: protein MKNLPLKIADRSFDSRLMTGTGKFASNELMRDSLVSSGTEIVTVALRRADLSGGDDPQADILKFIDPAKYLLLPNTSGAMNAEEAIRLARLAEAAGLPKWIKLEIHPDPTYLLPDPIETLKAAEVLVAEGFTVLPYINADPVLAKRLQEVGTAAVMPLGAPIGSNQGVVTRDQIRIIIDQAIVPVVVDAGLGAPSHAAEAMELGADAVLVNTAMAIASDPVRMGEAFKLAVQAGRAAYEMGLPERDLQASATSPLTAFLD, encoded by the coding sequence GTGAAAAATTTACCTTTGAAGATCGCCGACCGCTCCTTTGATTCTCGCTTGATGACAGGAACCGGAAAATTTGCTTCCAATGAGTTGATGCGGGATAGTTTGGTTTCATCTGGAACTGAGATTGTTACGGTTGCCTTGAGACGCGCGGATCTCAGTGGCGGGGATGATCCGCAGGCTGATATTCTTAAGTTTATCGATCCTGCGAAATACCTATTACTGCCAAACACCAGTGGGGCAATGAATGCCGAAGAAGCGATTCGTCTGGCCCGCCTGGCGGAAGCTGCCGGATTACCAAAGTGGATCAAACTGGAGATCCACCCCGACCCGACGTATTTGTTGCCGGATCCGATCGAAACCTTGAAGGCTGCGGAGGTACTGGTGGCTGAAGGGTTCACTGTGCTGCCTTATATTAATGCGGATCCCGTGCTTGCGAAACGGCTGCAGGAGGTGGGAACGGCTGCGGTGATGCCCTTGGGCGCTCCGATTGGTTCGAACCAAGGCGTGGTTACCCGTGATCAGATAAGGATTATCATTGATCAGGCCATTGTGCCTGTGGTCGTGGATGCGGGCCTTGGAGCTCCAAGTCATGCTGCTGAGGCGATGGAGTTGGGCGCGGACGCGGTTCTGGTGAATACGGCGATGGCAATTGCTTCTGACCCGGTGCGCATGGGCGAGGCATTTAAACTTGCGGTGCAGGCTGGTAGGGCTGCCTACGAGATGGGGCTGCCCGAACGTGATCTGCAGGCGTCCGCTACCAGCCCCCTGACGGCCTTTCTTGATTGA
- a CDS encoding Yip1 family protein, giving the protein MTEEPTPPQTNTPSPSSPPPVIPGQPETLRSPSQAGNYGSVQKASLGPDPDYTPMEQEGFSNILNHLLKKPLSVIYEVNQGNNKPLKALIIISLASLTIFGLVLGMFSSGDQLWAAPLKVIGGIFFSALICLPSLYIFGALGGMDAKIQHVVGVMLTFLAITSLLLVGFAPVVWLFSTSSNSLVFFGFLSLGIWLVCLIFGLRVISRSSRSMGGGKGGHLNIWAIIFIMVTLQMTTTLRPIIGTSEHFLNFEEKRFFLRYWFEVMNDESSESDKYVDPYESSNDERKTDSEKPTRGRSSQ; this is encoded by the coding sequence ATGACTGAAGAACCCACACCACCCCAGACAAATACACCCTCGCCATCCAGCCCTCCACCGGTCATCCCGGGACAACCCGAGACATTGCGCTCACCTTCGCAAGCCGGAAACTACGGTTCGGTTCAAAAAGCCTCACTTGGCCCGGATCCGGACTACACACCGATGGAGCAGGAAGGTTTTTCCAATATCCTGAACCACCTACTCAAAAAACCTCTGAGCGTGATTTATGAAGTGAATCAGGGAAACAACAAACCACTGAAGGCATTGATCATCATCAGTCTGGCCTCGCTCACCATCTTTGGTCTGGTTCTCGGTATGTTTAGTTCGGGAGACCAACTCTGGGCAGCCCCGCTCAAAGTCATCGGAGGGATCTTTTTCAGTGCCCTGATCTGCCTGCCCAGTCTCTATATTTTCGGAGCACTCGGAGGCATGGACGCAAAAATCCAACACGTTGTCGGTGTGATGCTCACCTTTCTGGCAATCACGTCCCTCCTGTTGGTTGGCTTTGCGCCCGTCGTCTGGCTATTTTCCACTTCGAGTAACTCTCTGGTCTTCTTCGGATTTCTCAGCCTCGGCATCTGGCTGGTCTGCCTTATTTTTGGTCTGCGGGTAATCAGTCGATCCAGCCGGAGCATGGGAGGAGGAAAAGGAGGCCACCTGAATATCTGGGCCATCATTTTCATCATGGTCACCCTACAAATGACCACCACCCTACGCCCGATCATCGGAACCTCCGAACATTTCCTGAACTTCGAAGAAAAACGCTTCTTCCTGCGCTACTGGTTTGAGGTCATGAACGACGAAAGCAGCGAGAGCGACAAATACGTCGATCCATACGAGTCATCGAACGATGAAAGAAAGACAGACTCCGAGAAGCCAACTCGCGGTCGTAGCTCCCAATGA
- a CDS encoding NAD-dependent epimerase/dehydratase family protein has protein sequence MNILITGGAGFIGSHIVEHFQGKADTIRVLDNLRTGYRHNLDGFDCEFIEGSITDRALVKQAMQGIDYVFHLAAMVSVPESMSKISECVDINVNGLINVLEEASEAGVKKLVFASSAANYGDNPTVPKVETMYPEPKSPYAITKLDGEYYLEMFRSEGKLETASIRFFNVFGPRQDPKGAYAAAVPIFIEKAVKSEDITVFGDGEQTRDFIYVKDIVGALVFAVTTDGVHGTFNAGYGGQITINDLANNILESAGTSSQLLHGPERAGDVKHSRASSDKLRAAGWKPQHTLEEGLEATFEFFKNKHS, from the coding sequence ATGAATATCCTTATTACTGGCGGAGCCGGATTCATCGGTTCCCACATCGTCGAACACTTCCAAGGAAAAGCCGACACCATCCGGGTGCTCGACAACCTCCGCACCGGCTATCGGCATAACCTCGATGGCTTCGATTGCGAGTTTATCGAAGGCTCCATCACCGACCGTGCCTTGGTCAAACAAGCCATGCAGGGCATCGATTATGTCTTCCACCTCGCAGCCATGGTCTCCGTGCCTGAGTCGATGTCCAAGATTTCAGAATGTGTTGACATCAACGTCAATGGCCTGATCAATGTGCTCGAAGAAGCTTCGGAAGCCGGAGTGAAAAAACTCGTCTTCGCCTCCTCTGCTGCGAACTACGGAGACAACCCGACAGTCCCCAAGGTCGAAACCATGTATCCGGAGCCCAAGAGCCCGTATGCCATCACCAAACTCGACGGCGAATACTACCTCGAAATGTTCCGCTCGGAAGGCAAACTCGAAACCGCATCCATCCGTTTCTTCAATGTCTTCGGACCTCGTCAGGACCCCAAAGGAGCCTATGCCGCAGCCGTGCCGATCTTCATTGAAAAAGCCGTCAAGAGTGAGGACATCACCGTCTTTGGAGACGGCGAACAGACCCGCGACTTTATCTACGTCAAAGACATCGTCGGAGCGCTCGTCTTTGCCGTCACCACCGATGGCGTGCACGGAACCTTCAACGCCGGATACGGTGGTCAGATCACCATCAACGACCTCGCCAACAACATCCTCGAAAGTGCCGGAACGTCCTCGCAGTTGCTGCATGGCCCGGAACGAGCTGGAGATGTCAAACACTCCCGTGCTTCATCCGACAAACTACGGGCCGCAGGATGGAAACCTCAGCACACGCTTGAGGAGGGTCTCGAAGCCACCTTCGAGTTCTTCAAAAACAAGCATAGCTGA